From Solibacillus isronensis, the proteins below share one genomic window:
- a CDS encoding alpha/beta fold hydrolase: MSLHYQEYGNKSASLIIFLHGGGVSNWMWGRQIQYFTHYHCIVPNMPEHGLNNNEIHFSIKRSAEEVIKLIEAKADGKKVILIGFSLGAQVIIQLLSSNPELVDVAIINSAAVRPLSHIKKLIKPALRLTFPLIKKKSFSKLQAKSMYISNDNFEKYYEESCQIKLDTLARVLEENMSFTIPEDFRKASAKILVTVGEKEKAIMKKSAKDIVKANSNCIGVILPEVGHGVSLAMPDFFNHMVELWISEGKLLKECKVFS, from the coding sequence TTGTCATTACATTATCAAGAATACGGTAATAAAAGTGCTTCTCTCATAATTTTTTTACACGGCGGCGGAGTAAGCAATTGGATGTGGGGTAGACAAATTCAATATTTTACTCATTATCATTGCATAGTTCCAAACATGCCCGAACATGGGTTAAACAATAATGAAATTCACTTTTCTATAAAAAGAAGCGCAGAAGAGGTAATTAAATTAATTGAAGCAAAAGCCGATGGTAAGAAAGTAATTCTAATAGGTTTTTCTTTAGGTGCACAAGTAATTATCCAATTATTAAGCTCAAACCCAGAATTAGTTGATGTTGCAATTATAAATAGTGCTGCTGTCAGACCCCTTTCTCATATTAAAAAATTAATAAAACCTGCTCTTAGATTAACTTTTCCATTAATAAAAAAGAAATCGTTTTCTAAACTTCAAGCAAAGTCCATGTATATAAGTAATGACAATTTCGAGAAATATTATGAAGAAAGTTGTCAAATAAAGTTAGACACCCTTGCTAGAGTACTTGAAGAAAACATGTCCTTTACAATACCTGAAGACTTTAGAAAGGCATCCGCAAAAATATTAGTTACAGTAGGTGAAAAGGAAAAAGCTATTATGAAAAAATCTGCAAAAGATATTGTAAAAGCCAATTCAAATTGTATTGGTGTTATTTTACCTGAAGTCGGACATGGTGTTTCTTTAGCAATGCCAGATTTCTTTAATCACATGGTTGAATTATGGATCAGTGAAGGTAAACTTCTAAAAGAATGTAAAGTTTTTAGTTAA
- a CDS encoding enoyl-CoA hydratase/isomerase family protein, producing the protein MNLETMTIEKLDYGVHVVTINNPPANTLNAGIQQDLLQLIEEVEKNPAIRAIVFKSANPKIFIAGADLGAMGSSDENVDFAESSKHVQEIFNRLEALRVPTIAAINGHALGGGCEFVLACDFRIMGAGTIGLTEASLGLLPGAGGTQRMTRLVGGAKARELMYLSKRLKADEAAAIGLITEAVAPEELEENAIAFANKLAQSAVGAIGLIKESILAAEELPLEQGLLVEREAFAKTFTTGEVNEGIRAFFEKRPPNFLKTVTNQ; encoded by the coding sequence ATGAACCTTGAAACAATGACGATAGAGAAGTTGGATTACGGTGTACACGTCGTAACAATTAATAATCCGCCAGCCAATACATTAAATGCGGGAATTCAACAGGACTTATTGCAGCTGATTGAAGAAGTCGAGAAAAATCCGGCAATCCGGGCCATTGTGTTTAAATCTGCCAACCCGAAAATCTTTATTGCAGGTGCAGACCTGGGGGCAATGGGCAGCTCTGATGAAAACGTGGATTTTGCCGAAAGCTCAAAACATGTACAAGAGATTTTCAATCGACTGGAAGCATTAAGGGTACCAACAATTGCCGCAATTAATGGCCATGCATTAGGCGGTGGATGTGAATTCGTACTTGCATGCGATTTCCGTATTATGGGTGCCGGCACAATTGGGTTAACGGAAGCATCATTGGGCTTATTGCCAGGTGCTGGCGGTACACAGCGTATGACAAGGTTGGTGGGCGGAGCAAAAGCACGTGAATTAATGTATTTAAGCAAACGTTTAAAAGCTGACGAAGCTGCAGCAATCGGCTTAATTACAGAAGCGGTAGCTCCGGAAGAGTTGGAAGAAAACGCAATCGCATTCGCAAATAAGCTTGCTCAAAGTGCGGTAGGAGCGATCGGGCTCATTAAAGAGAGTATTTTGGCTGCAGAAGAATTGCCGTTGGAACAAGGTTTATTAGTTGAACGGGAAGCTTTTGCGAAAACATTTACTACAGGGGAAGTAAATGAAGGCATCCGTGCGTTCTTTGAGAAACGCCCTCCGAATTTTTTAAAAACAGTTACAAATCAATAA
- a CDS encoding CaiB/BaiF CoA transferase family protein, translating into MLLKGLKVLDFSTLLPGPFATMMLADLGAEVIHVTKPVEEGKQWGPDEYLQRSKKSLAVDLKSPEVIASLKELLREQEFDIVVEQFRPGVMARLGLDYETLRAINPGLIYCSITGYGQTGQYRERGGHDINYVALSGLQGYSGTKENGPANIGFQVADLAGGSMHAVIGILSAVIYRGKTGLGQHLDISMTDCALTLNALFAHDYLAEGKPLAREELILNGGSLYGYYETLDGRYLSIGSLEPKFRQQLCQAIESPELLRLAMSNKPDDIATLKEQLQSTFMQKTLEEWQSIFSEVDACVEPVLTFEETVAHPLFKEREMFVEVAKPDGTTQNQIACPIKSNLFKASYGEIGVKAGTHNDEIFGSLLKKS; encoded by the coding sequence ATGCTGTTAAAAGGATTAAAAGTATTGGATTTCTCCACATTATTGCCAGGTCCGTTTGCGACGATGATGCTGGCGGATCTTGGAGCGGAAGTGATACATGTCACAAAACCGGTAGAAGAGGGCAAGCAATGGGGACCGGACGAGTATTTGCAGCGCTCTAAAAAATCGCTGGCGGTCGATTTAAAATCTCCGGAAGTTATCGCATCTCTGAAGGAGCTTTTAAGGGAACAGGAATTCGATATTGTTGTTGAACAGTTCCGCCCTGGCGTGATGGCGCGTCTTGGTCTCGATTATGAAACATTGAGAGCGATCAATCCTGGCTTAATATACTGTTCTATTACAGGCTACGGTCAAACAGGGCAGTACCGTGAACGCGGCGGGCATGATATTAACTATGTAGCCTTATCGGGGTTGCAAGGATATTCAGGTACAAAAGAAAATGGCCCGGCAAATATAGGCTTTCAGGTGGCTGATTTGGCGGGGGGATCAATGCATGCGGTAATCGGTATTTTATCGGCTGTCATTTATCGTGGAAAAACAGGACTGGGGCAGCATCTGGATATTAGTATGACGGATTGTGCTTTAACGTTAAACGCCTTATTTGCCCATGACTATTTAGCAGAAGGAAAACCGCTTGCGCGTGAAGAACTGATCTTAAACGGTGGATCATTATATGGTTATTATGAGACGTTGGATGGTCGGTACCTTTCTATCGGCAGTCTAGAACCGAAATTCAGGCAGCAGTTATGTCAGGCAATCGAATCCCCGGAATTACTCCGATTAGCAATGAGTAATAAACCAGATGATATTGCCACGCTGAAAGAACAGCTGCAAAGTACTTTTATGCAAAAGACATTGGAAGAATGGCAATCTATTTTCTCCGAAGTAGATGCTTGTGTGGAGCCGGTATTGACCTTTGAAGAAACAGTTGCCCATCCACTTTTCAAGGAACGGGAAATGTTTGTGGAAGTAGCAAAGCCGGATGGAACGACACAAAACCAGATCGCATGTCCGATTAAATCCAATCTTTTCAAGGCATCTTATGGGGAAATCGGGGTAAAAGCAGGAACACATAATGACGAAATTTTTGGGAGCCTATTAAAGAAGTCATAA
- the yidC gene encoding membrane protein insertase YidC → MKNLKLSVFLLSVPLLLAGCESVENKEGFFYSTFVRPMDWTLNTFGELFNGSYGLAIIAIILIIRLVLMPFMLKTYRSQATMKVKMDFVRPQMEDIQKRLKAAKTPEERTAVQQEMMSLYKEHNINPLNMGCLPALIQMPIIMGLYYAILYSTEIKTHSFLWFDLGSTDIWMTAIAGIVYFVQAKVSLQTVPDAQKNQMKLMIYVSPIMIVIISLSSMAALPLYWAVGGLFLIVQTFIGRKFFSNIPETKGNE, encoded by the coding sequence ATGAAAAACTTAAAACTTAGTGTTTTCCTTCTATCCGTTCCACTTTTACTGGCAGGCTGTGAAAGTGTTGAAAACAAAGAAGGCTTCTTCTATTCAACATTTGTACGTCCGATGGATTGGACGTTAAACACATTTGGTGAATTATTTAACGGCAGCTATGGTTTGGCTATTATTGCTATTATTTTAATTATTCGTCTCGTACTAATGCCGTTTATGCTTAAAACTTACCGCAGTCAAGCTACAATGAAAGTGAAAATGGATTTTGTCCGTCCACAAATGGAGGATATCCAGAAACGTTTAAAAGCAGCAAAAACTCCGGAAGAAAGAACGGCGGTTCAGCAGGAAATGATGTCGCTCTACAAAGAACATAATATTAATCCGTTAAATATGGGCTGCCTGCCAGCGCTTATACAAATGCCGATTATTATGGGCTTATACTATGCGATTTTATATTCGACTGAAATTAAAACACATTCATTCCTATGGTTTGATCTTGGCTCTACAGATATTTGGATGACTGCAATCGCAGGTATCGTTTATTTTGTACAAGCGAAAGTATCGCTTCAAACCGTACCGGATGCTCAGAAGAACCAAATGAAACTGATGATTTATGTATCACCAATTATGATTGTCATTATTTCATTGTCTTCGATGGCTGCACTCCCACTGTACTGGGCAGTCGGAGGGTTATTCTTAATTGTCCAAACCTTTATTGGACGCAAATTTTTTTCAAACATCCCTGAAACTAAGGGAAATGAATAG
- a CDS encoding DALR anticodon-binding domain-containing protein yields the protein MVNVEFSRRNRSICTQRENRLQLCFAVATVLKDGYKLLGIQHRKVCN from the coding sequence ATGGTAAATGTTGAATTTTCTAGGCGAAACAGGTCCATATGTACACAGCGGGAAAACCGTCTACAGCTATGTTTTGCAGTGGCAACCGTATTAAAGGATGGATATAAGTTACTTGGAATCCAACACCGGAAAGTATGTAATTAG